From the Oncorhynchus kisutch isolate 150728-3 linkage group LG27, Okis_V2, whole genome shotgun sequence genome, the window ATGACTGCTGTTATTCAGGTGGATGCCTGTGTGCTGTCTATCCAGCTCCTCACCTCTTCGTACCTGGTGGTATCCAGACTTACAGTAAGATCTGCACGCTCAACTCAAATGTTCACATGAAAGAATGATGTACGTTTTGCATATTTATGAGGTTTGCAGATCTCAGGTATGAATACCATCCATCATTAATACTGTCTGAAATACAGTTGCATAGAGGATTCCTCAAATGCATGTAATAATAATGAGGATTCGTTGAACAATTTCACCCTAAAATTAGAACGCTAAACTGACTATAAAAATGTTAGACAATTAATTTGGTTCCTTGTGTCCCAAAGCCTTTAATACCGAAGAGGAGAAGTGAATCCTTTTCAGACTAGCTATAAGGCAAACTGTGGTTTAGAGACACAGATTCAGAGTCCTATTCAATCAACTTGGTCCGACTGTGCAGTCGACAGAAGAGACTCACTAAACTGACCTCCTAAATCTCCTTAAAGGCCTTGTTGTCAGAGACTTATCACATATTTTCGCCAAAGGTTGGTCAAGGTCTTGTTTCTGTCCACAGGTAAATGTCTGGTGTTCATTCTGAGCTGAAGTTGCCTGTCTCTGAGGAGGTTGAAGCGAAGGTAGTGGCAGGGGTGGAGCGAATGGAGATCTGGGTGGATCGGAGGAAGTAGGAGGCCCCTCGGGTTGGCTTCCAGTGGATTCCCCTCCTACGCTCTGACCGTCCCTTGGGTCTCACGTGGATATACTTCCCGTTCAGATTGGTGTCTCCACAAGCGTTGAACCACCAGCCGCCTGCAAAAACCCATCGGATTAGTTCAACTGGATGCTGGTGTGAACAATCTCCATTCAATCTAATGTTCCATTAAATCGTATGCTTCATAAATTTGAGGAAATGAAATCATTTCATTCAAACAAACCCTGTACTTGAGCCCTACGATAAACCATGCATCCATAAAATCCTATAacatcctccccactccccactccccaccaCTTTACCTGTGTAGGTATAGGCACAGTGTGAGTCTTCAAGTTTGTCATTGTCCTGGTCCTTGGTGGAGAACATCATACCGGTATGGTTGCTCATTGCGTCAGGCAGATTTCCGGACGCCTGTGAGAGGTGGATTCTATAGTGGGCCTTGGGTCCACCCAGAGAGAAGTTGTACTCAATGAAGCGCTTGCCCCTTTTCCAGTCCTCCAGTTGGATGTTCAGGAAAGTGTCACCTTGACTAGCGAGGGAGTGGATCTTCCTCAGGCCCAGCCAGAACTCTCCTGTGACACAGACAAATCAATAAGGCTCAGTGCTGAAGTTGTACACACATACCCAGGCAGGTGAGGTGACTGGTCTGGTTCACTGGTCATGGGAAGTATACATTACACCTCACAACTTGATCACTCACCTTGAAAGTCTCCAAATCCGTTTTCATATTTCTCCCAATTCTGATGGAAATTCATCGACCCATCCTTCCTTCTCTGGATGACAGTAGCGCCTCCATCTGCAGAAAGGAAAGAAGAAATGCTTAACTTCAAATCAATAAATATACATTAGTACACAAATGTTTCAGCTCATACGAATGGCTGGAATGGTgaaaatggaatggtatcaaaaacatggttttcacgtgtttgataccagtccattccctccattccagccattattatgagccatcctccactCAGCAGCCGTCATTGGTGCTACTCGTCTGTCTTACCTTCACCCATGTCACAGTAGACCATGAAGGGCTCCGATTGGTTAGGCTTGATGGCGTACACTCCACTGGCTCTCTCGCCCTTGTTGAATAGCTCACTGCAGTCTGATGAGAGATCTGTGACACAACCATATTTTACAGTCTATCAGCAGCACCTTGCTGAAACCTGTTGTTCCTCAAACATTGTGTTTTAGTGTGGACCTTGTGTTTTGTAGGGACCCTGAAAGAGTAGCGGCTAATGGGAATACAAGTAAACAAATGATCATGACCCTTTTAAACTACCTTACCCGTCATGTCCAAACTGCCATTGGTGGAGGTGTTGGTCAAATACCCAGCGAGGGTGGGTGTGGCAGACTGGAAGTTGTCAGATGGTTTCTCAATGGTGTCTTGCATGAAAGGGTTGTAGGTGAGCTGAAAATGAGAAGGAATAGTGTTGTTACGGCACAAGCAGTCATTTCTGTCACTGCACAATAGTCGTTTTTATAGGCTTGAGGTGAATAATCGCAGGTTGGTGTTTTtagtcatgaatcttgttctggaggcagctctgcagagtggtcactagctggcagagccacaaagtcatcaaatctgattttacacctaactctaaccttcttttcttttctttttttttttacactataGACAATTTtaactttgcagctggcccatctagcagaAATCGCTCGGTTCTACCTCCAggacaagattcatgacaaaaaaCGTCAACCTGCTGAATAATCACAGTAGATGAAGTGAGTTTCACACATATAATGTAAAGCACTTTGAGCATCTGGTGATATATACATCCAAATAATTGTCGTTACTATAATGGATTGAACATAAAAATGAAGTAATTTGCCTGCTCTCATGGTTGTAAGACTGTAAGGCTCAAGCTACATGTTGTACAATAACTACCTTCACCTCCAGAGTTTTCATCTTGCTCCTCTGGTGGTCGAGCTGGTCGCTCTGCTCTCTCACAGCCTTCAGCAGCTCACTGATGCTCCTCTCCTGGGTGTGGATCACATCCTGTGGGACACATGACGGGACAGGGATGGGTCATTTCTCCAGACATGACTATTTATCCTTATAGGGTTCAACAGTTCTATCTGGTACTATAGTGGTGATAGGGAGTAAGCTAATCACTAGAACCAAAGGTTCAAAGGTGACTTTGGTCAATGTATCTTCTTGAGGTTGGTTGAAGTGACTGAAAACCCTGCCAAATTTCCCCATAAACCTTACCTTGTCCTTGGTATCTTACCACGTCAGTATTATACATGGATATTTCAGTGAGTATTGGGAGAATCTTAATCAGCTTTAACACtatgtcccccccctccccccatgggTTAAGGTCATGTTTGGGGTGGCTCACCTTCAGTGAGTTGATCTCGGCCAGCTGCTCGGCGGGGACCAGGCCCTGAGACAGGCTGCTAAGCTTCACCTCCAGCCCTCCCACCTTGCTCCGAAGCTGGCTACGCTCCTGCAGGATGCTCTCCACTTTTGAATTGATCTCCAGCGACAGGTTCCGTATCTCCTCGTTGTTGGCCTTGAGCACCACTGTGGTTTTCTTcagctcctcctcttcccccttgaTCTCGCTGGCCAGCATGGAGAGCTGGTTGAAGGAGCTGTCGAAGATGTTGAGTTTCTGGAAGATGTCGTTTATCTGGCTCTTGGTCTTATGGACGAAGTCCCTAAGGCTGTGGCCGAGCTGGAGGAGACCGTTGGCCAGGAGGCGCACGTCATCCAGAGCGGCGAAGCGGGAGCGAGTTTCAACGGCGGGAacctgagggagaggagaatcTTTGGACATGGGCTCCTCCTTGGCACAGAGGACCAGGGGCCAAGAAGCCACAAGAACGAACAGAAAGGTTAGCGTTAGCTTCATTATGTTAGTTTTTTTCTGTCTTGAGACCTTCAAGGTGTTGGTAGTGAGCTGGCCAGCCACTTCAGTCCCCTCTTCCCTTGAAAAGACACCACAGGACACAGAGCTAGTAAACTATATAGGCTGCCTGGGATGAGGTTGATTATTAACTTACTCAACTGATTTTACCTCTACATATATGGATGCAACGTTCACGAGTCCAATTTACAAAGAGCTTAACTCCTTCATTAGTAGACTCTGTTTGAAATGACTGGAGTCTGACTATTATTTCAGTGTTCTATTCTGAAATTCAAAAGAAAAGAACTGAGTGGGCAGCTGTGTGTGATGCATTCAATCGGAATGTTCAGTTCAAAACACACTAGTGTGCCAGTCTGGTACAAGAATGCCAATTCCAAAATTGGTACCAGTCTGGTACCATCGATGCCAATTCCAAAATTGCCACATCCGTGTGCCAGTCGGGGAATCGTCATGGAAGGCCAAATAAGATGTTCTTGTTGGTTCTCAGAAAGCATCTTAAGCAAAAAATTGTTGGAATAAAGTTCCAAGTCCAAATGTATTTAGACTTGAGCAGGGCACACAATAATCAACAACCACTGTGTATAATTATTATATCTGATTGGAGTTTCTTAAAAAATAGACATTCATAACATTTACATTGGGTGAGTTGCAGGAAATTAAGCTACTGAAGTGCAGTACAGTGATTCTAAAGCCTTGTTCAAATTGGCAGTTTGAAGtaacacatttttttggggggggagttAAATATCGTATTCGAATGTGttctttttcctgcagtctgaacagccaaaaagcacatggaataAGATATTTCAAGCCCCATTTCAAATGACCTCTGagtcaaatctgatttattttccctcaagtggtttttagactgttatttggcatatcttgttgcgtgctagctactctgttgacagttttgaCAAGCACATGTGGTAGCTAACTAatttgttaattgtttacaaacaaattagtGAATGTGCTAGAATGCAAAAcagctacttagctagctagttgacttcTGTGGCTAGCCAGAAAGGacttgttttgaaagttggatcatcgtccaatggcggcgagctttacaccactccagccgacgcttggcattgtgcatggtgatcttaggcttatgtgcgGCTTCTCAGCCATGGACACCCATTTCGTAaagctccagacaaacagttatGTGCTGACTTTGTTTCCAGAGGtggtttggaactcggtagtgagagtTGCAACCGAGGAGACAATTTTTATGCGCTACACGCTTCAGGAATTGCCAGTCCCATTCTgtcagcttgtgtggcctaccactttgcgactgagccgttgttgctcctagac encodes:
- the LOC109882068 gene encoding angiopoietin-related protein 3-like isoform X2, with translation MKLTLTFLFVLVASWPLVLCAKEEPMSKDSPLPQVPAVETRSRFAALDDVRLLANGLLQLGHSLRDFVHKTKSQINDIFQKLNIFDSSFNQLSMLASEIKGEEEELKKTTVVLKANNEEIRNLSLEINSKVESILQERSQLRSKVGGLEVKLSSLSQGLVPAEQLAEINSLKDVIHTQERSISELLKAVREQSDQLDHQRSKMKTLELTYNPFMQDTIEKPSDNFQSATPTLAGYLTNTSTNGSLDMTDLSSDCSELFNKGERASGVYAIKPNQSEPFMVYCDMGEDGGATVIQRRKDGSMNFHQNWEKYENGFGDFQGEFWLGLRKIHSLASQGDTFLNIQLEDWKRGKRFIEYNFSLGGPKAHYRIHLSQASGNLPDAMSNHTGMMFSTKDQDNDKLEDSHCAYTYTGGWWFNACGDTNLNGKYIHVRPKGRSERRRGIHWKPTRGASYFLRSTQISIRSTPATTFASTSSETGNFSSE
- the LOC109882068 gene encoding angiopoietin-related protein 3-like isoform X1, with product MKLTLTFLFVLVASWPLVLCAKEEPMSKDSPLPQVPAVETRSRFAALDDVRLLANGLLQLGHSLRDFVHKTKSQINDIFQKLNIFDSSFNQLSMLASEIKGEEEELKKTTVVLKANNEEIRNLSLEINSKVESILQERSQLRSKVGGLEVKLSSLSQGLVPAEQLAEINSLKDVIHTQERSISELLKAVREQSDQLDHQRSKMKTLEVKLTYNPFMQDTIEKPSDNFQSATPTLAGYLTNTSTNGSLDMTDLSSDCSELFNKGERASGVYAIKPNQSEPFMVYCDMGEDGGATVIQRRKDGSMNFHQNWEKYENGFGDFQGEFWLGLRKIHSLASQGDTFLNIQLEDWKRGKRFIEYNFSLGGPKAHYRIHLSQASGNLPDAMSNHTGMMFSTKDQDNDKLEDSHCAYTYTGGWWFNACGDTNLNGKYIHVRPKGRSERRRGIHWKPTRGASYFLRSTQISIRSTPATTFASTSSETGNFSSE